CCATGATCAACGTCACGCCCTGAGGCTGCTCTAATGCTTCCCGACCTACGACACGCGAGAAGGAGTCCTCCCCCTTTGGCATGACACGAGCTAGTTGGTCAAAGACATGTAGAAAATGCGTGTGTGAAATGGCAGGTGGGATAGAGATTCGTTCGTTTTGTTTGTACACCAGTCCGTAATGGTACAAATTGCGGTTGGCATAAGCAATCAGGCTCGCAGTCAACTTTACGGCCGTTTCAAATAAGTTCTCAGGCAGCTTCTGATAGCTCGCCTTTTCAACATCCAGGAAAAATACCGCCTGATTCATCGCCTGATGCTCAAATTCCTTTGTTTTCAGACCTGTCCCTCTCGCAGACGCTCGCCAATGAATCTGGCTGAGACGATCACCGCGATGGTATTCCCTCACTCCTCGAACAGCCGCTACATCATCAGATCGTCGATGGGACACATGCACATTTCCGCTAAAGCTTCCATCGCCCAATGCCCAGTGCTCGATCGTCTGATAGGTAGGATAGACGAGAAGCTCATGTGACAACGTAAACACTTTTCGCCTTTCGATAAAGCCAAAGAAGTCTCCACCGATCACGACGCAGTCACCCAATCGATAGTAGCCGCGTGGTAGATTGGGTATGACGTAGCGAAACTCAACTTCCCGTTTAAACCACGGGAAAACAAGCTGTCGATGCGGCTCATACACGCCTGCCAATCGATCCGGCAACGGCTCCAAAACCATGTTCCAGCCGAAAGGAAACCAGAAACGCCGACGCAACCGTATCGTTACGATCACGTCATCGCCATCCTGCAGACGATTGCGGTCAATTTCCCGCACCACTTCCAGGCTCGAGAACAGTAGGAAGTACGTGAGCAATTCATACGCCAAAAAGACTAGGCTACTATAAAACAAAAACCAGCTCGCAAACCCGCCCTGAAATTTAGCAAAAACATACGTGAGCAAGACCAGTCCGATTACTTTGACTTTGCCCCATCTTTGTTGTCTCATCCGCAGTCACCGCCTCAGCTGACCGGCACGCGAGTTTCAGACAAAATCACTGTCAGAACCCGATCAACGGTCGCTCCTTCCAGACGTGCTTCTGGCTTCACGATCATCCGGTGAGCAAAGGTGACTGGGACCAGTTCTTTCACGTCGTCTGGAATGACATAATCCCGTCCACGGACGAAAGCCAATGCCTGCACAGCTCGATAGAGAGCGAGAGCTCCCCGAGGACTCACTCCAAGGTAAATGTGATGATGGTCACGGGTCCGGTGGCATAGACGCACAATGTACTCCCTGATCCCATCGGACACTTTCACCGCTGAGACTTGTTGCTGGAGTTGTCTCAATTCTTCTGCAGTCATGACAGGCTCCAATTGCTCCATAGGATTCGCATCTGAAAAACGAGTCAGCATGCGCATCTCTTCTTCCACGCTCGGATATCCCAAACTCAATTGCATGAGAAAGCGGTCCAGCTGTGCCTCTGGCAACGGGAATGTCCCTTCATACTCCAACGGGTTTTGCGTCGCCATGACAAAGAACGGATCCTCTAATCGATAAGTCACGCCATCTACGGTCACCGAACGCTCTTCCATCGCCTCCAGCAGGGCCGATTGTGTCTTTGGTGAGGTCCGGTTGATTTCATCCGCCAAAATGACGTTTGCAAACAATGGCCCCTGGCGGAATTCGAATTCGAGACTCTTTTGATTGAAAATCGCTACCCCGGTAACATCCGTCGGCAACAGGTCAGGCGTAAATTGGATTCGTTTAAAGACTCCGCCAATCGATTTGGCCAATGCACGTACAAGCATGGTCTTACCCACACCAGGTACATCCTCCAAGAGTACGTGTCCATTCGCCAAAACGGCAGACACCATCAATTCGATCACAGAACGCTTTCCAATTAAAACTTTTTGTATATTGTTAATTAGATTCGTTACAGCAGGATGCGTATTTTCCACCTTTATTGGGTTCATGTTGATACAACTCCTGTTTCTTTGGATTCTTCAGTCAGGTTTGTAACAGCCACTCCTACGCGGTTTACCCCCTGTATCACATAAATAGAGAGCATCCTAATCCTAAAGTAATGGATGCGTTTGGGAGATACAAGGAAAAAATACTTAAAATTTGTAAAATTGTTCGCTCATGATACAAAAAAGAGTAGGAGAATGTCCTACTCTTCGATTTCATATGAAAGAAATGGCGTGCCCTGAGAGATTCGAACTCCCGACCTTTTGATTCGTAGTCAAACGCTCTATCCAGCTGAGCTAAGGGCACAAAATATGGAGCGGACGAAGGGTCTCGAACCCTCGACCTTCGCCTTGGCAAGGCGACGCTCTACCAATTGAGCTACGTCCGCATGATCATGATAAAAGGTTTGCTCTGGCTGCAAACCTTTTCTGTTAAGATATGGTGCGGGTGAAGGGACTTGAACCCCCACGGTTGCCCGCCAGAACCTAAATCTGGTGCGTCTGCCATTCCGCCACACCCGCATTGTACAAAAAACAGAAAAGGCTACGGTATTACTACCGTGCTGCATACAGCTTATTTCATTAAGTAAAAACTGGTGAGCCATGAAGGACTCGAACCTTCGACCCTCTGATTAAAAGTCAGATGCTCTACCAACTGAGCTAATGGCTCCCAATGGCTGGGGTACTAGGATTTGAACCTAGGAATGACGGAGTCAAAGTCCGTTGCCTTACCGCTTGGCTATACCCCAATAATGGGTGGTGCCGGCAATAGGACTTGAACCCACAACCCCCTGATTACAAGTCAGGTGCTCTACCAATTGAGCTATACCGGCACATTATAAAAGTGGTGGCTCGGGACGGAATCGAACCGCCGACACGAGGATTTTCAGTCCTCTGCTCTACC
This is a stretch of genomic DNA from Brevibacillus choshinensis. It encodes these proteins:
- a CDS encoding AAA family ATPase, which encodes MNPIKVENTHPAVTNLINNIQKVLIGKRSVIELMVSAVLANGHVLLEDVPGVGKTMLVRALAKSIGGVFKRIQFTPDLLPTDVTGVAIFNQKSLEFEFRQGPLFANVILADEINRTSPKTQSALLEAMEERSVTVDGVTYRLEDPFFVMATQNPLEYEGTFPLPEAQLDRFLMQLSLGYPSVEEEMRMLTRFSDANPMEQLEPVMTAEELRQLQQQVSAVKVSDGIREYIVRLCHRTRDHHHIYLGVSPRGALALYRAVQALAFVRGRDYVIPDDVKELVPVTFAHRMIVKPEARLEGATVDRVLTVILSETRVPVS
- a CDS encoding DUF58 domain-containing protein, with the protein product MRQQRWGKVKVIGLVLLTYVFAKFQGGFASWFLFYSSLVFLAYELLTYFLLFSSLEVVREIDRNRLQDGDDVIVTIRLRRRFWFPFGWNMVLEPLPDRLAGVYEPHRQLVFPWFKREVEFRYVIPNLPRGYYRLGDCVVIGGDFFGFIERRKVFTLSHELLVYPTYQTIEHWALGDGSFSGNVHVSHRRSDDVAAVRGVREYHRGDRLSQIHWRASARGTGLKTKEFEHQAMNQAVFFLDVEKASYQKLPENLFETAVKLTASLIAYANRNLYHYGLVYKQNERISIPPAISHTHFLHVFDQLARVMPKGEDSFSRVVGREALEQPQGVTLIMVTPCVEKELLVRLLALSQKGRRIQLFLIHAETSLSPEQRKALQLLTASKVSCTAIHIDNDEWKRIGGA